TGAATAAAGATACAGCTAAACAACAGATTTATTATCATAGTTCTTGTAAGTTACAAGGATGTTTAAACAGAACCGGAAAACTAGAAGAAGTTTGTAGAGGCAAATGAGAAACTGATACAAATAATCATGTCATATCAAAACATTTGTGGGACATAGCAACCACTTCGAGAGGTACCTAATTCCAAATCTTTCTACCAACATTAAGTCAGGAACAACGGTCATGAAACCTGAACACTATACTCAGAAATTAACTTGCATTCCACATTGATAAGCAGTAACTTTTGTGCAGACAAACAATTAACTATAAACGTGCTGTCGTGCTCTAATAACCTTGCCAAGAAGTCTTACGGGAATGACAAGAACTTTTTAAAAGAATTAATAACTCCTTTATAAGTGGGAGAAGCAAGtattaaaaactaaaaataaagaAATACAATTACCTGGAAGTCTTAAATGCAAGATCAGATAAATGAGGGGCACAAACAACAGCTCCGTCTTCGAAGACACCGTCCTTGTATGCATGAAGAAAAATTCTGATAAAGCATAATTTATGGTCATAATTCCTAAGGAAGTTATCGTCTAGGCGCTGGTTAGATACATTTATATCCTTCATGATTTTATATATGCAGCCTTTTCTTTCAGGCGTACTAGGGAATAAATAAAGTTGACAATTAGTAATGCCACTGAGGAATCTAGCTAGCAAACGAGATGACCTTGGTACCAAACCATCAAATGAAACACCGTTTTTATAACATGGAGCTCTATGGCAATCTTCACGGGTGTTGGTAGCTAagttaatattttcagaagataatatatttgaaaatatCTGATTATCTGACCCattaattttttcttttttaaacGCGTAATAAACAACGTCCCATGGAGGTGAAGATGGAACGCATAAAGGCCTCACAGAAGGAGGACGGAGCTCTGCATTTCGAACAGAGTCATCTGCTTCATTTTCCATAAAGTAAGAGTAGGCATTGCAACCAGGAAAGTCTGAAGGAAAATATGGCAGCTCAACCTGAAAAAAGAGACGCTATTACCCTACCAGACTACTGTTAAGACTATATAAATTCCTCACAAGAGTATAGTGTTTTTACTTCACATGCAATCCAATGCTTTTCTCTCAAACCTATAGCACGGCCTCCAAGAGACACCAGAGGAATCCAAAATGTTTTAACCCAACTGATTGGAAGTATAATAGACCATCTGAAGAAGTTTAAAGATTAAATAGCTATGAGTCAGTTATAATGAGCAACTGAAACATTCAAAAAAGTATAGATGTCCAGCAACACCCCACTACAAAAGGAATTCTTTTAATGGTTAACACTAATAAAAATTCCCAT
The sequence above is drawn from the Apium graveolens cultivar Ventura chromosome 2, ASM990537v1, whole genome shotgun sequence genome and encodes:
- the LOC141706205 gene encoding ribonucleases P/MRP protein subunit POP1-like; protein product: MENEADDSVRNAELRPPSVRPLCVPSSPPWDVVYYAFKKEKINGSDNQIFSNILSSENINLATNTREDCHRAPCYKNGVSFDGLVPRSSRLLARFLSGITNCQLYLFPSTPERKGCIYKIMKDINVSNQRLDDNFLRNYDHKLCFIRIFLHAYKDGVFEDGAVVCAPHLSDLAFKTSRSENKFELQIPDTLLRSYFVQKPSGKWDLQEPCDPVGKESHRWPIGFVTAGFVH